A genomic stretch from Thermomonospora umbrina includes:
- a CDS encoding DUF1269 domain-containing protein — protein MTTQSAPSLMVIGFDRPDEAAGFLAAAVRMQRHARLRMHDAVILERDAAGRPKVRQTQDVTPGRGALGGALWGLLIGYLLGGPAGSLAGGLLAALGGALLGRLLDTGIKRGKARALCGDLPPGTAALAVQLTHVATDTLARELARFPNAWLVETDLPDPAATTLRTVLRPAGERH, from the coding sequence GTGACCACCCAGTCCGCGCCGAGCCTGATGGTCATCGGGTTCGACCGGCCCGATGAGGCCGCCGGGTTCCTGGCCGCCGCCGTGCGGATGCAGCGGCACGCGCGGCTCAGGATGCACGACGCCGTCATCCTGGAGCGCGACGCGGCCGGCCGCCCCAAGGTCCGTCAGACCCAGGACGTCACCCCCGGTCGCGGCGCCCTCGGCGGAGCCCTGTGGGGCCTGCTCATCGGCTACCTCCTCGGCGGCCCCGCCGGCTCCCTGGCCGGGGGCCTCCTGGCCGCCCTGGGCGGCGCCCTGCTCGGCCGCCTCCTCGACACCGGGATCAAGCGCGGCAAGGCCAGGGCCCTGTGCGGAGACCTCCCTCCCGGCACCGCCGCCCTGGCCGTCCAGCTCACCCACGTCGCCACGGACACGCTGGCCCGCGAGCTGGCCCGCTTCCCCAACGCCTGGCTGGTCGAGACCGACCTCCCCGACCCGGCCGCCACCACCCTGCGCACCGTCCTGAGACCGGCCGGCGAGCGGCACTGA